A genome region from Nocardia sp. NBC_01730 includes the following:
- the mftA gene encoding mycofactocin precursor MftA (Mycofactocin is a small molecule electron carrier derived from the final two amino acids, Val-Tyr, of MftA, the mycofactocin precursor. It plays a role in redox homeostasis and the metabolism of alcohols and aldehydes in Actinobacteria, including Mycobacterium tuberculosis.), giving the protein MTDNAEDAVAATDADELIEEVLVEEVSIDGMCGVY; this is encoded by the coding sequence ATGACCGATAACGCCGAAGACGCCGTTGCTGCGACTGACGCCGATGAGCTGATCGAAGAGGTGCTCGTGGAAGAGGTATCGATCGACGGAATGTGCGGTGTCTACTGA
- the mftB gene encoding mycofactocin biosynthesis chaperone MftB (MftB, a small protein, is a peptide chaperone that assists the radical SAM enzyme MftC in performing two modifications to the C-terminal Val-Tyr dipeptide of the mycofactocin precursor peptide, MftA. MftB's role is analogous to the role of PqqD in the biosynthesis of PQQ, a cofactor that derives entirely from a Tyr and a Glu in the precursor PqqA.), translating into MSTELSRRPFDMEAGWEMSSEVSVRPERFGALLYHFGTRRLSFLKSPLMLQIVRGLADSGTAREACIKVGVPETALPTYRAALMTLAASDMIRERNAT; encoded by the coding sequence GTGTCTACTGAGCTGTCCCGGCGTCCGTTCGATATGGAGGCCGGGTGGGAGATGTCATCAGAGGTATCGGTCCGGCCGGAACGGTTCGGCGCGCTGCTCTATCACTTCGGGACCAGGCGGCTGTCCTTCTTGAAAAGCCCGCTGATGCTGCAGATTGTTCGCGGCCTTGCCGACTCGGGTACCGCACGGGAAGCCTGCATCAAGGTCGGCGTGCCCGAGACCGCGTTGCCGACGTATCGCGCGGCCCTGATGACCTTGGCCGCATCCGACATGATCCGTGAGAGAAACGCGACATGA
- the mftC gene encoding mycofactocin radical SAM maturase (MftC is a radical SAM/SPASM enzyme that catalyzes the first two steps in biosynthesis of the electron carrier mycofactocin from the terminal Val-Tyr dipeptide of the precursor peptide MftA.) yields the protein MTTSLPLVDQFQYGLDAPICLTWELTYACNLSCTHCLSSSGRRDPNELSTAECMALIDEFERMQVFYVNIGGGEPTVRQDFWELVDYANAHHVGVKFSTNGVRINQAAARRLAASSYTDVQISLDGATEQVNDAVRGAGSYRMAVRAMETLASEGVYDFKLSVVVTRENAGQLDSFAAIADLFGAQLRLTRLRPSGRGADVWDELHPTADQQRAVYDWLVDHGEQVLTGDSFFHLAGYGESLPGLNLCGAGRVVCLVDPIGDVYACPFAIHDDFLAGNVRADGGFAHIWRDSELFAELRRPQSAGACTSCSAFDSCRGGCMAAKFFTGLPLAGPDPECVRGHGETALAVAGRGPAPRPSQDHSRRGRPVVIGMPQVPARACDESPLAGFSVPGRPTFPTRPVTF from the coding sequence ATGACTACCTCACTTCCTCTGGTCGATCAGTTCCAGTACGGGCTCGACGCACCGATCTGCTTGACGTGGGAGCTGACCTACGCCTGCAATCTGTCCTGCACGCACTGCCTGTCGAGTTCCGGCAGACGAGATCCGAACGAGTTGAGCACCGCCGAGTGCATGGCGCTGATCGACGAGTTCGAGCGGATGCAGGTGTTCTATGTGAATATCGGCGGCGGCGAACCGACTGTGCGTCAAGACTTCTGGGAGCTCGTCGACTACGCCAACGCGCATCATGTCGGGGTGAAGTTCTCCACCAACGGCGTTCGGATCAACCAGGCGGCGGCTCGTCGGCTGGCCGCGAGCAGTTACACCGATGTGCAGATTTCCTTGGATGGCGCCACCGAGCAGGTGAATGACGCCGTGCGTGGTGCCGGTTCGTACCGGATGGCTGTGCGAGCGATGGAAACCCTTGCTTCCGAAGGCGTTTACGACTTCAAGCTGTCTGTGGTGGTGACGCGTGAGAACGCGGGGCAACTCGATTCCTTCGCCGCGATCGCCGATCTGTTCGGTGCGCAACTGCGCTTGACCAGGCTGCGGCCGTCTGGTCGCGGCGCCGACGTCTGGGACGAGCTGCATCCCACCGCCGACCAGCAGCGCGCGGTGTACGACTGGCTGGTCGACCATGGAGAGCAGGTGCTGACCGGGGATTCGTTCTTTCATTTGGCAGGCTACGGTGAGTCGTTGCCCGGACTGAATCTCTGTGGCGCCGGGCGAGTTGTCTGTCTGGTCGACCCGATCGGCGACGTCTATGCGTGCCCGTTCGCGATTCATGACGACTTCCTGGCCGGAAACGTCCGCGCTGATGGTGGTTTCGCGCATATCTGGCGGGACTCCGAGTTGTTCGCCGAGTTGCGTCGCCCGCAATCGGCCGGGGCATGCACGTCGTGTTCGGCATTCGACAGCTGCCGAGGGGGGTGCATGGCGGCGAAGTTCTTCACCGGTCTGCCGTTGGCGGGGCCTGACCCGGAGTGTGTGCGCGGCCACGGCGAAACCGCCTTGGCGGTAGCAGGCCGGGGGCCCGCGCCACGGCCCTCGCAGGACCATTCGCGTCGCGGTCGGCCGGTCGTGATCGGTATGCCTCAGGTGCCTGCACGAGCCTGCGACGAAAGCCCGCTCGCCGGATTCTCGGTCCCGGGCCGGCCTACCTTTCCGACTCGTCCGGTGACGTTCTGA
- a CDS encoding amidohydrolase family protein, protein MHSDARRPTTWRCVILIRHARVFASGHTDVRSAGGRIVECGHGLRARPDEDQIDAKGGWLLPGLHDHHLHLRSLAATAGSVRLGPPRLSTAAELAAVLLQADSDLPAGAWIRGIGYHESVAGELDRWTLDRIIRDRPARVQHRSGALWTLNSRACAAVGLADCVLPGVERDPAGRVTGRLWRMDSWLGSRIATVPNDLAAVSARAAALGVTGFTDATPSLRQSDIDDFARSVADRTIQQHMHCMAPPGITDPGIARFSLGPTKILLDDAMLPALDEFTDHIADLHAAGRSVAVHCVTRVQLILTIAALDGAGTRDGDRIEHGAIIPAESLAWLRERGVPVVTQPHFLMERAAQYARDVPAVDRPDLWRLGSLLDARVGVAAGSDAPFGAANPWHVVRAAVNRDPTSDVPEGISMHSALALFHGRPERPAASRVIAPGEVADLTLLAVPPEELTSALHDPPIAATIVGGWPIHLGS, encoded by the coding sequence ATCCATTCTGACGCCCGCCGCCCCACCACCTGGCGGTGCGTAATTCTCATTCGACACGCGCGAGTATTCGCCTCCGGCCACACCGACGTCCGCTCGGCGGGTGGGCGAATCGTCGAATGCGGGCACGGCCTGCGGGCACGGCCCGATGAGGACCAGATAGACGCCAAGGGTGGCTGGCTGCTGCCCGGCTTGCACGACCACCATCTGCACCTGCGTTCGCTCGCTGCCACCGCCGGTTCGGTCCGGCTCGGTCCCCCGCGGCTGAGCACTGCCGCAGAGCTGGCAGCCGTTCTGCTGCAAGCGGATTCGGACTTACCTGCCGGGGCCTGGATCCGCGGTATCGGCTATCACGAATCCGTGGCCGGCGAACTGGACCGATGGACGCTGGACCGCATCATCAGGGATCGCCCGGCGCGCGTGCAGCATCGGTCCGGCGCGTTGTGGACGCTGAACTCGCGTGCCTGCGCGGCTGTCGGGCTGGCGGATTGTGTGCTGCCAGGGGTTGAACGCGACCCGGCCGGGCGCGTGACGGGAAGGCTCTGGCGGATGGACTCATGGCTCGGTTCCCGAATAGCCACGGTGCCCAACGATCTCGCCGCCGTCAGTGCTCGCGCGGCAGCACTGGGCGTTACCGGTTTCACCGATGCGACACCGTCGCTGCGCCAATCGGATATCGACGACTTCGCCCGGTCGGTAGCCGATCGGACGATCCAGCAGCACATGCACTGCATGGCGCCGCCCGGTATCACCGATCCCGGGATCGCACGCTTCTCGTTGGGACCGACCAAAATCCTGCTGGACGACGCCATGTTGCCCGCGTTGGACGAGTTCACCGATCACATTGCCGACCTGCACGCGGCGGGACGGTCAGTCGCGGTGCACTGCGTAACCCGGGTCCAGCTGATCCTCACCATCGCCGCGCTCGACGGCGCGGGCACGCGGGATGGGGACCGGATCGAGCACGGCGCGATCATCCCGGCCGAATCACTGGCGTGGTTGCGCGAACGCGGAGTACCGGTGGTGACTCAGCCCCACTTCTTGATGGAACGGGCGGCACAGTACGCCCGCGACGTGCCTGCCGTGGATCGCCCGGATCTCTGGCGGTTGGGCTCCCTGCTCGACGCGCGGGTCGGCGTCGCGGCGGGCAGCGACGCACCGTTCGGCGCGGCGAATCCATGGCATGTGGTGCGCGCCGCAGTCAATCGGGACCCGACTTCCGATGTGCCCGAAGGAATTTCGATGCACTCGGCATTGGCGCTCTTCCACGGCCGACCCGAACGCCCCGCCGCTTCTCGCGTGATAGCACCAGGCGAAGTCGCCGACCTCACCCTCCTCGCCGTGCCGCCCGAGGAGCTCACCTCGGCATTGCACGACCCACCGATCGCGGCGACCATCGTCGGCGGGTGGCCGATCCACCTAGGGTCGTGA
- a CDS encoding CoA transferase: MALTGTAEGPPVLSPAPAYGLLKEVLRVLSWVTGEIGTRVDLDPAVVLAGRAGSSGLRRAGRRSASGVSRLLRTADGWCAITLSRREDVDAVPAILGRAFDGDPWTALESALSIMPSAAVEERAQLLGVPAAALPATVAPTVPWRSSRIAAPVDTSSLSGRSVVDLSSLWAGPLCARVLGRAGAQVIKVESTHRPDGFRVGDPRFFDWLHDGKEFRAIDFRSARGRNELAELLDMADIVIEASRPRALAQLGLAPEDRPHPDGQVWLSLTGAGRGDPMCVAFGDDAAVAGGLVGRYRDEPVFCADAIADPLSGICAALAVASAVRGGGGVLIDLSMRATAAAFATAPAFGHGTHPVHRRGDDWLVECPWLQRSQSILTPAAPPPGGA; encoded by the coding sequence ATGGCGCTCACCGGGACCGCCGAGGGACCGCCGGTGCTCTCCCCCGCGCCGGCCTATGGATTGCTGAAGGAAGTGCTGCGCGTGCTGTCCTGGGTCACCGGCGAGATCGGCACTCGGGTCGACCTCGATCCGGCGGTCGTCCTGGCCGGCCGCGCCGGATCGTCGGGGCTACGGCGGGCCGGTCGACGGTCCGCGAGCGGCGTGAGCAGGCTGCTCCGCACGGCCGACGGCTGGTGTGCCATCACGCTGAGTCGACGCGAGGACGTCGACGCCGTGCCCGCTATTCTGGGCCGCGCCTTCGACGGAGATCCCTGGACCGCACTCGAATCAGCTCTAAGCATCATGCCCTCGGCGGCAGTGGAGGAGCGTGCACAACTGCTCGGGGTACCCGCGGCAGCCCTACCTGCGACGGTCGCTCCGACTGTGCCCTGGCGGTCGTCACGGATCGCCGCACCGGTCGACACGTCGTCGTTGTCCGGACGCTCGGTCGTCGATCTGTCATCGCTGTGGGCCGGCCCGCTGTGTGCGCGAGTGCTCGGTCGAGCGGGTGCTCAGGTCATCAAGGTGGAGAGCACACACCGCCCTGACGGATTCCGCGTCGGCGACCCGAGGTTCTTCGACTGGCTGCACGACGGAAAGGAATTCCGCGCCATCGACTTCAGGTCTGCCCGCGGCCGAAACGAATTGGCAGAATTGCTCGATATGGCAGACATCGTGATCGAAGCCTCGCGCCCGCGGGCATTGGCGCAGCTGGGCCTGGCACCCGAGGACCGCCCGCACCCCGACGGGCAGGTCTGGCTGAGCTTGACCGGCGCAGGGCGGGGCGATCCGATGTGCGTGGCCTTCGGCGATGACGCGGCGGTGGCCGGCGGACTGGTCGGCCGGTATCGTGACGAACCGGTGTTCTGTGCGGACGCGATTGCCGATCCGCTATCCGGAATCTGCGCTGCACTGGCCGTGGCGAGCGCGGTCCGTGGCGGCGGCGGCGTGCTGATCGACCTTTCGATGCGGGCCACCGCGGCGGCCTTCGCCACGGCGCCGGCATTCGGGCACGGCACCCATCCGGTACACCGCCGTGGCGACGATTGGCTGGTGGAATGTCCTTGGTTGCAGCGTAGCCAATCCATTCTGACGCCCGCCGCCCCACCACCTGGCGGTGCGTAA
- a CDS encoding enoyl-CoA hydratase/isomerase family protein produces the protein MSVFARRSQVIPENRREMVSDPFLDNGLDLSESGMPNRPMVVLELDDLCDAPAETIARTAGHIEDSLALVIGVLNRPPSRAMGPVLAATTLTLTELPVADLLHQVISVEETDVALATLGAAVARSPRAALACGQLLRQTSKLDTMQALAAEAAVYSMLLAGPEFARWLTERGPARPKPPAADTLVRLHRTDGHLSIVLDHPQRRNALSVRLREELLAAAQVAAADSSITSVELSGTGPDFCSGGDLDEFGCATDLVASYLVRLDRAPWRVFDRIAGHLVARVTGACIGAGAEIAAMAGTVAAAPDTYFSFPEVHMGLVPGAGGTVSVPSRIGRWRAAWLMLTGQRLPVPTALRWGLVDRMTEARN, from the coding sequence ATGTCGGTGTTTGCGCGACGTTCTCAGGTTATCCCGGAGAACCGCCGCGAAATGGTGAGCGATCCATTTCTCGACAACGGATTGGACCTCTCGGAATCGGGGATGCCGAACCGGCCGATGGTGGTGTTGGAACTCGATGATCTGTGCGATGCCCCGGCCGAAACGATCGCCAGGACGGCGGGACACATCGAGGACTCGCTGGCGCTCGTCATCGGGGTACTGAATCGACCACCGAGCAGAGCAATGGGCCCAGTCCTCGCGGCGACCACCCTGACCTTGACCGAGTTGCCGGTGGCCGATCTCCTGCACCAGGTGATATCGGTGGAGGAAACCGACGTCGCCCTCGCTACATTGGGCGCAGCGGTGGCCCGATCGCCGCGAGCGGCGCTCGCCTGCGGCCAGCTATTGCGCCAGACCTCGAAACTGGACACGATGCAAGCGCTGGCGGCCGAGGCTGCTGTCTACTCGATGCTGCTCGCCGGGCCCGAGTTCGCCCGATGGCTCACCGAACGCGGGCCTGCCCGCCCGAAGCCCCCGGCAGCCGACACCCTGGTTCGGTTACACCGCACCGACGGTCATCTCTCGATCGTGCTGGATCACCCACAGCGCCGCAATGCGCTGAGCGTGCGGCTGCGCGAGGAACTGCTGGCCGCCGCACAGGTGGCGGCCGCCGATTCGAGCATTACCTCAGTCGAGCTGAGCGGCACTGGACCGGACTTCTGCAGCGGCGGCGATCTGGACGAGTTCGGCTGTGCGACGGATCTGGTCGCCAGCTATCTGGTGCGGCTGGACCGGGCACCGTGGCGCGTATTCGACCGTATTGCCGGGCACCTGGTCGCGCGCGTCACCGGAGCCTGTATCGGCGCAGGCGCCGAGATAGCCGCGATGGCGGGCACGGTCGCCGCAGCCCCGGACACGTACTTCTCTTTTCCGGAAGTGCACATGGGGCTCGTCCCAGGTGCGGGCGGCACGGTCAGCGTGCCCAGTCGCATCGGCCGATGGCGAGCCGCCTGGCTCATGCTGACCGGACAGCGACTGCCCGTGCCGACTGCGCTGCGCTGGGGCTTAGTCGACCGGATGACCGAGGCAAGGAACTGA